Proteins encoded by one window of Erythrobacter sp.:
- the trmFO gene encoding methylenetetrahydrofolate--tRNA-(uracil(54)-C(5))-methyltransferase (FADH(2)-oxidizing) TrmFO, whose protein sequence is MTHQVHIIGGGLAGSEAAWQLAQRGIRVRLSEMRGAKDGKGGSTPAHHTDGLAELVCSNSFRSDDDAKNAVGLLHHEMRRLDSIIMRAGEMARVPAGSAMAVDRDLFSAQVQAALEAHPNIEVVRELVENLPADGLTIVATGPLTAAALAQSIVRATGEDRLAFFDAIAPIVYRDSIDMSKAWIQSRWNKTTSASNEGGDYINCPMTKEQYLAFHQGLMQAEKGEFKEWEADTPYFDGCMPIEVMAERGVETLRYGPMKGVGLDDPRTACEEFPNGRWPYAVVQLRQDNKLGTLWNMVGFQTKMKHGAQLELFRTIPGLENAEFARLGGMHRNTFINSPELLDRQLRLKSAPHIRFAGQVTGCEGYVESSAVGLLAGMMAAAELVGEAWAPPPPTTAMGALLSHITGDAEAKHFQPMNVNFGLFPPLHEVGKKVRKEAYTERAKADFGAWLAESRVPA, encoded by the coding sequence ATGACACATCAGGTCCACATCATCGGCGGCGGCTTGGCCGGAAGCGAAGCGGCATGGCAGCTGGCGCAGCGCGGCATTCGCGTGCGACTGTCCGAAATGCGCGGAGCCAAGGACGGCAAAGGTGGGTCCACGCCTGCACATCACACGGACGGGCTGGCGGAACTGGTATGCTCCAACTCTTTCCGCAGTGACGATGACGCCAAGAATGCGGTGGGGCTGCTCCACCACGAGATGCGGCGGCTCGATTCCATCATAATGCGCGCGGGCGAAATGGCGCGGGTTCCGGCGGGCAGCGCGATGGCGGTGGACCGCGACCTGTTCAGCGCGCAGGTGCAGGCAGCACTGGAGGCGCATCCCAACATCGAAGTTGTGCGCGAATTGGTGGAGAATTTGCCCGCAGACGGCCTCACCATCGTCGCCACCGGCCCGCTCACCGCCGCCGCGCTGGCGCAGAGCATCGTCAGGGCCACCGGCGAGGACCGGCTCGCCTTCTTCGATGCCATCGCCCCGATTGTTTACCGCGACTCCATCGACATGTCGAAGGCATGGATCCAGTCACGCTGGAACAAGACCACCTCGGCCTCGAACGAAGGCGGGGATTACATCAATTGCCCGATGACCAAGGAGCAGTACCTCGCCTTCCACCAGGGGCTGATGCAGGCCGAGAAGGGCGAGTTCAAGGAATGGGAAGCCGACACGCCTTACTTTGATGGCTGCATGCCGATCGAAGTGATGGCCGAGCGCGGGGTGGAAACGCTGCGCTACGGACCGATGAAGGGCGTCGGGCTGGACGATCCACGCACGGCTTGCGAGGAATTCCCCAACGGTCGCTGGCCCTATGCCGTGGTGCAATTGCGGCAGGACAACAAGCTGGGCACGCTGTGGAACATGGTCGGCTTCCAGACAAAGATGAAGCACGGTGCGCAGTTGGAACTGTTCCGCACGATACCGGGGCTGGAGAACGCCGAATTCGCGCGACTGGGCGGGATGCATCGCAATACCTTCATCAATTCGCCCGAGCTGCTGGACAGGCAGTTGCGGCTGAAAAGCGCGCCGCATATCCGCTTTGCCGGGCAGGTAACGGGGTGCGAGGGTTATGTCGAAAGCAGCGCCGTGGGGCTGCTGGCGGGGATGATGGCGGCGGCGGAACTGGTGGGCGAGGCGTGGGCGCCCCCTCCCCCCACCACCGCGATGGGCGCGCTGCTCAGCCATATTACCGGCGATGCCGAGGCCAAGCACTTCCAGCCGATGAACGTCAATTTCGGACTGTTCCCGCCGCTGCACGAAGTCGGGAAGAAGGTCCGCAAGGAAGCCTATACCGAGCGGGCGAAGGCGGATTTTGGAGCGTGGCTGGCCGAGAGCCGAGTCCCCGCGTAG
- a CDS encoding tetratricopeptide repeat protein gives MKTIRTALSAGFLALALTACGLSPEERLERASEAFAENRFSEARLDLASVLQGDAGNVAALELLARTQLQLGDGEGAAATLERLVAAGRSPDDLPTLLAEAELLRRNFEGALAVASELRSAEGARIMALAQIGLGDEEAAGESFAAGLGLPGERSRLLADYALYALGTGDPERAVQLAADARAADAEGLDPLVASARIAQAGGEYAAALGFYEQAVQHWPESRAALLGRVGMLGDMGRMDEARPLIEELATQTPDDPDVVYLLARLSAEEGDWQEVRQQLQPLENREDSRLQLLYSRALLELDLPEQALPRLTTLLRRAPHSLAARRLLAQAQLDAGDAGDAFTTIQPLAVSAHASARDLALFAEVARASGRSADLGAAQSAELSAERLAHLLARADAAMADGNWRGAIDAYEDLREWTGNSNAMVLNNLAYARGQAGEADAAIELAEQALALAPRNASIMDTLGWLLVSSGNDSERGVALLEEAAALAPDNAAIRRHLETARQS, from the coding sequence ATGAAGACAATTCGCACCGCCCTGTCCGCCGGATTTCTCGCCCTTGCGCTTACCGCCTGTGGCCTCTCGCCCGAGGAGCGGCTCGAACGCGCGAGCGAAGCTTTCGCCGAAAACCGCTTCAGCGAAGCGCGGCTGGATCTCGCCAGCGTATTACAGGGGGACGCGGGCAATGTCGCCGCGCTCGAATTGCTGGCGCGCACGCAGTTGCAGCTGGGAGACGGGGAAGGGGCGGCGGCAACGCTCGAACGGTTGGTGGCGGCGGGGCGTAGCCCGGATGACCTGCCGACGCTGCTGGCCGAGGCCGAGCTCCTGCGCCGCAATTTCGAAGGCGCACTCGCGGTCGCCAGCGAATTGCGCAGCGCGGAAGGTGCGCGGATCATGGCACTGGCGCAGATCGGGCTGGGCGACGAGGAAGCTGCTGGGGAGAGTTTCGCAGCGGGACTGGGCCTGCCCGGCGAACGGTCCCGGCTGCTGGCGGACTATGCGCTCTATGCGCTGGGAACGGGCGATCCGGAACGGGCAGTGCAGCTCGCCGCCGATGCGCGGGCAGCGGATGCCGAAGGACTCGACCCGCTGGTCGCCAGCGCGCGGATTGCCCAGGCGGGGGGTGAATACGCTGCCGCACTGGGCTTCTACGAACAGGCGGTCCAGCATTGGCCCGAAAGCCGCGCGGCATTGCTCGGACGGGTAGGGATGCTCGGTGACATGGGCCGGATGGACGAGGCGCGCCCGCTGATCGAGGAACTGGCCACGCAAACGCCCGACGATCCCGATGTAGTTTACCTGCTCGCCCGATTGTCTGCGGAGGAGGGCGACTGGCAAGAGGTACGCCAACAGCTGCAACCATTGGAGAACCGCGAGGATTCGCGTCTACAACTGCTCTATTCGCGGGCGCTGCTGGAACTCGACCTGCCAGAACAGGCGCTCCCCCGGCTGACAACTTTGCTGCGCCGCGCCCCGCATTCGCTGGCCGCGCGCCGCCTGTTGGCACAAGCGCAGCTCGACGCGGGCGATGCCGGCGACGCTTTCACCACGATCCAGCCGCTGGCGGTTAGCGCCCACGCCTCGGCGCGCGATCTGGCGCTGTTTGCCGAGGTGGCACGCGCATCTGGCCGTTCCGCCGATCTGGGCGCGGCGCAATCGGCCGAGCTTTCTGCCGAACGGCTGGCGCATCTGCTCGCGCGTGCCGACGCGGCGATGGCCGACGGCAATTGGCGCGGGGCGATCGACGCCTACGAAGACCTGCGCGAGTGGACCGGCAATTCGAATGCCATGGTGCTCAACAATCTCGCCTATGCGCGCGGCCAGGCGGGGGAGGCGGATGCTGCGATCGAACTGGCTGAACAAGCGCTGGCGCTGGCGCCGCGCAATGCCTCGATCATGGATACGCTCGGCTGGCTGCTGGTGAGCAGCGGCAACGATTCCGAACGGGGTGTC
- a CDS encoding DUF2167 domain-containing protein, translating into MRLVLFALLALLMPALPAAAQTDTRLSPQSGTVALADADAELALGTEFDFYDPADARTILVDLWENPPSEAEGVLGIIMPAGASPHERSWGAIITWEPVGWVASDDARDADYDAMLAQMQADARALNRERRAQGYPEVQVLGWAQQPRHDSVANTVAWARELRFFDGSPHALHYDMRLLGRRGVLSMNMVGEIDQLGEIRAAAGELARRTQFNSGARYEDFDAERDEVASYGVAGLVATGVGVAVAKNLGALALLGKLAQPIGIALLVLAAALVTPFRRWFGSRRERSRR; encoded by the coding sequence ATGCGCCTTGTGCTGTTCGCCCTGCTTGCCCTGCTGATGCCCGCCCTTCCTGCCGCCGCGCAGACGGATACGCGATTGTCTCCACAATCCGGAACTGTCGCGCTTGCGGATGCCGATGCCGAACTCGCGCTGGGCACCGAATTCGATTTCTACGACCCCGCAGACGCGCGCACGATCCTTGTCGATCTCTGGGAGAATCCGCCATCCGAAGCCGAGGGAGTGCTGGGCATAATAATGCCAGCCGGGGCTTCGCCGCACGAACGATCTTGGGGCGCGATTATCACCTGGGAACCGGTAGGCTGGGTCGCCAGCGATGATGCACGCGATGCCGATTATGACGCGATGCTGGCGCAGATGCAGGCCGACGCCCGGGCGCTGAACCGCGAACGACGCGCGCAAGGCTATCCCGAAGTGCAGGTGCTGGGCTGGGCGCAGCAACCGCGGCACGACAGTGTCGCCAACACAGTCGCCTGGGCGCGCGAACTACGCTTCTTCGACGGCAGCCCCCATGCGCTGCATTACGATATGCGGCTGCTGGGGCGGCGCGGGGTGCTGAGCATGAACATGGTCGGCGAGATCGACCAGCTGGGGGAAATCCGTGCCGCAGCCGGCGAACTCGCGCGCCGTACGCAATTCAATTCCGGCGCGCGCTACGAAGATTTCGATGCCGAGCGCGACGAAGTCGCCAGCTATGGCGTGGCGGGGCTGGTGGCGACGGGCGTGGGGGTGGCTGTGGCCAAGAACCTTGGCGCGCTGGCGCTGCTGGGCAAGCTGGCGCAACCCATCGGGATTGCGCTGCTGGTGCTGGCGGCGGCTCTGGTTACGCCGTTCAGGCGGTGGTTTGGCAGTAGGCGCGAGAGGTCTAGACGTTGA
- the gyrA gene encoding DNA gyrase subunit A, with translation MSDETDNLTPPAAPEIYGRIDIVDEMKTSYLDYAMSVIVSRALPDVRDGLKPVHRRILYAAQVGGYTSTKPYRKSAKIVGEVMGSYHPHGDSAIYDALARMVQPWSLRLPLIDGQGNFGSMDPDPPAAMRYTESRLAKAADSLLADLEKDTVDFVPNYDGSEKEPSVLPARFPNLLVNGAGGIAVGMATNIPPHNLGEVIDACFAYMDDPGITSEQLHEIIPGPDFPTSPLILGKSGARLAYTTGRGSILMRARHEIETGRNDRQSIVLTSIPYQVGKSGLVEKIAEAAKDKRIEGITDVRDESSRMGVRVVIELKRDATAEVVLNQLWRHTPAQSSFPANMLAIRGGRPETLMLRDFIQAFIQFREIVITRRTKFELNKARDRAHILLGLVVAVSNLDEVVAMIRGSSNPQIARDKLLAKEWPIGDIAQYIRLVEAIEPSADESGGTYQLSERQVKAILELRLHRLTAMGRDEIGEELQELADKIEYYLSILADRVKLYGVMRAELQEVRDQFATPRMSEIAPAWDGLDDEDLIEREEMVVTVTHSGYIKRTPLATFRAQARGGKGRSGMATKDEDAVVEMFVTSTHNPVLFFTNTGRVYRLKVWKLPEGGPQTKGRPMVNLLPLGNEERVTNVLSLPEDENDWEALNIVFATEQGMVRRNSMDAFTNVPTAGKYAMGFVEDSGDRLIGVKLLSEGQEVFLAADSGKAIRFPASDARETKSRTGIGVRGMTLKDGAKVVSMAVLNEGGADTETRDAYIRSAGWKDNPAEPALDNDTMQQMAREEEFILTLTANGYGKISSAYEYRTIGRGGQGLTNITDPDSQPGRNGPVVASMPVRHGSQLLLVTDQAKMIRTTIELRHLLGSDEGFRVVGRSTSGVRIFNVAKGEHIVGAALIDDDESPENPAEEAVVEEMLERRGGGDETAVEPTVDRDDSEDLGGE, from the coding sequence GTGAGCGACGAGACCGATAATCTCACGCCGCCAGCGGCACCCGAAATCTATGGTCGCATCGACATCGTCGATGAGATGAAGACGAGCTATCTCGATTACGCGATGAGCGTGATCGTCAGCCGCGCGCTGCCCGACGTGCGCGACGGGCTGAAGCCGGTCCACCGGCGGATTCTCTATGCCGCGCAGGTCGGCGGCTATACGTCCACCAAGCCATATCGCAAGTCGGCCAAGATCGTCGGCGAAGTCATGGGTTCGTACCATCCGCACGGCGACAGCGCGATTTACGACGCGCTCGCCCGGATGGTCCAGCCGTGGAGCCTGCGGCTGCCGCTGATCGACGGCCAGGGCAATTTCGGCAGCATGGACCCCGATCCACCGGCGGCGATGCGCTATACCGAAAGCCGGCTGGCGAAGGCGGCGGATTCGCTGCTCGCCGATCTGGAAAAGGATACCGTCGATTTCGTCCCCAACTACGACGGGTCGGAGAAGGAGCCTTCGGTCCTCCCCGCGCGATTCCCCAACCTGCTGGTCAACGGCGCGGGCGGCATCGCGGTGGGCATGGCGACCAATATCCCGCCGCACAATCTGGGCGAAGTGATCGACGCCTGCTTCGCCTATATGGACGACCCGGGGATTACCTCGGAACAATTGCACGAGATCATTCCCGGCCCCGATTTCCCCACCAGTCCGCTAATCCTCGGCAAGAGCGGCGCGCGGCTGGCCTATACCACCGGGCGTGGCTCGATCCTGATGCGGGCGCGGCATGAAATCGAGACGGGGCGCAATGATCGCCAATCGATTGTGCTTACCTCGATTCCTTATCAGGTCGGCAAATCCGGGTTGGTCGAAAAGATCGCCGAAGCCGCCAAAGACAAGCGCATCGAAGGTATTACCGATGTGCGCGACGAATCCAGCCGGATGGGCGTGCGCGTGGTCATCGAGTTGAAGCGCGACGCCACCGCCGAAGTGGTGTTGAACCAATTGTGGCGGCACACCCCCGCCCAATCGAGCTTTCCCGCCAATATGCTCGCCATTCGCGGCGGGCGGCCCGAAACCTTGATGCTGCGCGATTTTATCCAGGCATTTATCCAGTTTCGCGAAATCGTCATCACCCGGCGCACAAAGTTCGAACTGAACAAGGCGCGGGACCGGGCACATATCCTGCTCGGACTGGTAGTGGCGGTCTCCAATCTGGACGAAGTCGTGGCGATGATCCGCGGATCATCCAACCCGCAGATCGCACGCGACAAGCTGCTCGCCAAGGAGTGGCCGATTGGCGACATCGCCCAGTATATCCGCCTGGTCGAGGCGATCGAACCTTCGGCAGACGAAAGCGGTGGGACTTACCAGCTCTCCGAACGACAGGTCAAAGCCATCCTCGAACTGCGCCTGCATCGCCTGACCGCGATGGGCCGGGACGAGATTGGTGAGGAATTGCAGGAACTTGCCGACAAGATCGAATATTATCTCTCGATCCTGGCTGACCGGGTCAAGCTCTATGGCGTGATGCGGGCCGAGTTGCAGGAAGTGCGCGACCAGTTCGCCACTCCCCGCATGTCCGAAATTGCGCCCGCGTGGGACGGGTTGGACGACGAAGACCTGATCGAGCGGGAGGAGATGGTCGTCACCGTCACCCACTCCGGCTATATCAAGCGCACGCCCCTCGCCACGTTCCGGGCGCAGGCCCGCGGCGGCAAGGGCCGCAGCGGCATGGCGACGAAGGACGAGGATGCGGTCGTCGAAATGTTCGTCACTTCGACGCATAACCCTGTGCTTTTCTTCACAAATACCGGGCGCGTGTATCGCCTGAAGGTGTGGAAACTGCCCGAAGGCGGTCCGCAGACCAAGGGTCGTCCGATGGTCAACCTGCTGCCGCTGGGGAACGAGGAACGGGTAACCAACGTGCTCTCGCTGCCCGAGGACGAGAATGACTGGGAAGCGCTCAACATTGTCTTCGCCACCGAGCAGGGCATGGTGCGCCGCAATTCGATGGATGCCTTCACCAATGTCCCGACGGCAGGCAAATATGCGATGGGCTTTGTCGAAGACAGCGGGGACCGGCTGATCGGGGTGAAACTGCTCAGCGAAGGGCAGGAAGTGTTCCTCGCCGCCGATTCGGGCAAGGCGATCCGTTTCCCCGCCAGCGACGCCCGCGAAACCAAGAGCCGCACGGGCATAGGTGTGCGCGGGATGACGCTGAAAGACGGGGCGAAGGTGGTTTCGATGGCGGTGCTCAATGAAGGCGGAGCCGATACCGAAACACGCGATGCCTACATCCGGTCGGCGGGCTGGAAGGACAATCCGGCAGAACCGGCGCTGGATAACGATACCATGCAGCAGATGGCGCGGGAGGAGGAGTTCATTCTCACCCTCACCGCCAATGGCTATGGGAAGATCAGTTCTGCCTACGAGTACCGCACCATCGGGCGTGGTGGACAGGGTCTGACCAACATTACCGATCCGGATTCGCAGCCGGGTCGTAATGGTCCGGTGGTCGCCTCCATGCCGGTGCGCCACGGATCCCAACTGCTGCTGGTGACCGACCAGGCCAAGATGATCCGCACCACCATCGAACTGCGCCACCTGCTGGGCAGCGATGAAGGATTCCGCGTGGTCGGCCGCAGCACCTCGGGCGTGCGCATCTTCAACGTGGCGAAGGGTGAGCATATCGTTGGCGCCGCACTGATCGACGATGACGAAAGCCCGGAGAACCCGGCGGAAGAAGCCGTTGTCGAGGAAATGCTCGAACGCCGTGGCGGCGGAGACGAGACGGCGGTGGAGCCGACGGTAGATCGGGACGACAGTGAAGACTTGGGTGGAGAGTAG
- the ychF gene encoding redox-regulated ATPase YchF has translation MGFRCGIVGLPNVGKSTLFNALTETQAAQAANYPFCTIEPNVGNVGVPDPRLDKLAAIAGSAKTIPTQLGFVDIAGLVRGASKGEGLGNQFLGNIREVDAIVHVLRCFEDDDIQHVENKVDPVSDAETVETELMLSDLESLEKRVPAAQKKAAQGDKEAKLLASVLAPALDMLREGKPARLAWPSDEEERKVFASAQLLTAKPVLYVCNVDEDSAAEGNAFSQAVFAKAKDDGANAVIVSAAIESELVGMEPEERLVFLEEMGLHETGLARVIRSGYDLLHLITFFTVGPKEARAWTVHVGAKAPQAAGEIHSDFERGFIRAETIAYEDYVALGGESGAKEAGKLRQEGKEYVVQDGDVMLFKFNV, from the coding sequence ATGGGATTCCGCTGCGGGATCGTCGGCCTGCCCAATGTCGGCAAGTCCACCCTTTTCAACGCCCTCACCGAAACGCAGGCCGCGCAGGCCGCGAACTATCCATTCTGCACGATCGAGCCGAACGTCGGCAATGTCGGTGTGCCCGATCCCCGGCTGGACAAGCTGGCGGCGATTGCCGGTTCGGCGAAGACCATTCCCACCCAACTGGGCTTTGTCGATATCGCCGGCCTCGTGCGCGGGGCGAGCAAGGGCGAGGGCCTGGGCAACCAGTTCCTCGGCAATATCCGCGAAGTCGATGCCATCGTCCACGTGCTGCGCTGCTTCGAGGATGACGACATCCAGCACGTCGAAAACAAGGTCGATCCGGTCTCGGATGCCGAGACGGTCGAGACAGAGCTGATGCTGTCCGATCTCGAAAGCCTCGAGAAGCGCGTACCCGCTGCGCAGAAGAAGGCCGCGCAGGGCGACAAGGAAGCCAAGCTGCTGGCATCGGTGCTGGCCCCGGCGCTCGACATGCTCCGGGAGGGCAAGCCCGCCCGCCTCGCCTGGCCGAGTGACGAGGAGGAACGCAAGGTATTCGCCTCGGCGCAATTGCTCACCGCCAAGCCGGTGCTTTACGTGTGCAACGTGGACGAGGACAGCGCGGCGGAAGGCAACGCCTTTTCGCAGGCCGTGTTCGCCAAGGCCAAGGATGACGGGGCCAACGCAGTGATCGTTTCCGCCGCCATCGAAAGCGAGCTGGTAGGGATGGAACCGGAGGAGCGGCTGGTGTTCCTCGAAGAAATGGGCTTGCACGAAACCGGCCTCGCCCGCGTGATCCGCTCCGGGTACGACCTGCTGCACCTCATCACCTTCTTCACCGTCGGACCGAAGGAAGCGCGGGCCTGGACAGTACATGTCGGAGCGAAGGCACCGCAAGCGGCAGGAGAAATCCATTCGGACTTCGAACGCGGCTTCATCCGCGCCGAAACCATCGCCTACGAAGACTACGTGGCGCTGGGCGGCGAAAGTGGAGCGAAGGAAGCGGGCAAGCTGCGGCAGGAAGGCAAGGAATATGTCGTGCAGGATGGCGACGTAATGCTGTTCAAATTCAACGTCTAG
- a CDS encoding lysoplasmalogenase, whose product MRRALADKRPYLVLSVVAALAFFYLQVTNLPGLYLIPIKGCAVGFLALYAWMRHSSKSAQMLAGALAAAAVGDMAIEFDLIAGAVAFFLYHVVALTLFLRHRGAPLEGRDSLVFIALLLGTPFVAYFLPYDQGMRWSVALYALALGAMAAGAWASDFPRLRVGAGAILFTISDLLIFAEMGPLSGSTVPQFLVWPVYYLGMFLIAIGVVTTLRKRDPELRVVQGGRETLH is encoded by the coding sequence ATGCGCAGAGCCCTTGCAGACAAACGCCCCTATCTGGTGCTGAGTGTGGTGGCGGCACTCGCCTTCTTCTATCTGCAGGTGACGAATCTGCCCGGCCTTTACCTGATCCCGATCAAGGGCTGCGCGGTGGGATTCCTCGCACTCTATGCGTGGATGCGGCATTCGAGCAAATCGGCGCAGATGCTGGCAGGCGCGCTGGCAGCGGCGGCGGTGGGGGACATGGCGATCGAGTTCGACCTGATCGCGGGCGCGGTGGCTTTCTTCCTTTACCATGTCGTGGCGCTGACGCTCTTCCTCCGACACCGGGGTGCGCCATTGGAGGGTCGGGACAGCCTGGTCTTCATCGCTTTGCTGCTGGGGACGCCGTTTGTCGCTTATTTCCTGCCCTATGATCAAGGGATGCGCTGGTCGGTGGCACTGTATGCGCTGGCATTGGGCGCGATGGCGGCGGGAGCCTGGGCGAGCGATTTCCCGCGATTGCGGGTAGGGGCGGGAGCTATCCTGTTCACCATCTCCGACCTGCTGATATTTGCCGAAATGGGGCCGCTGTCGGGCAGTACGGTGCCGCAGTTTCTCGTATGGCCGGTATACTACCTTGGCATGTTCCTGATCGCCATCGGGGTGGTGACGACGCTGCGCAAGCGCGATCCCGAACTGCGTGTGGTGCAGGGTGGACGGGAGACGCTACACTGA